A single region of the Nicotiana sylvestris chromosome 6, ASM39365v2, whole genome shotgun sequence genome encodes:
- the LOC104214499 gene encoding probable serine/threonine-protein kinase SIS8 isoform X1, with amino-acid sequence MKNFLKKLHIGSNQSEDSEGSTSSSKSKRLSDVSSPDGNSNSRNSQGSDNKTFSAISGWLNSVTNRKSPSPPSSSNVSRGNRMEHSDSVTIGELDAALDAVQRDSESSNSRDPGVEEEYQIQLALELSAKEDPEAVQIEAVKQISLGSSAPENAPAEVVAYRYWNYNALSYDDKILDGFYDLYGVLMESNSSKMPSLIDLQRTEVSDHISWEAILVSKAADSKLLKLEQRALEIAVGLRSKLIDFSDSSLMQKLAVLVSDHMGGPVADPDSMLLAWRSLSFNLKATLGSMVLPLGSLTIGLARHRALLFKVLADSVGIPCRLVKGKQYTGSDDVAMNYVKIDGREYIVDLMADPGTLIPSDTCGIHGDYEESILSISPSSRDVDSHPGSSSSGVASSLEDHSDYGMADKRSRFAECTTAGNEPPSSSNLEQQIKAEKGCYNTFHDFTKEQGQETSSRAGHARSPFTHARSPSWTEGVSSPAVRRMKVKDASQYMIDAAKENPQLAQKLHTVLLESGVIAPPNLFAEMYPEQLDVSHVEGKSRLEEIESKERGEFQFRGQSDANRARFLPPLPYHGSYSKGNARGSFEPQPDVREVGEQQVSRQSEVAPLKPMKQMPVAAAAAAAAAVVASSMVVAAAKTNSHTDLPVAAAATATAAAVVATTAAVSRQYEALGDCGRVDGDADTAIYEHQRSGDQEHEALGANSEGERISDRSSGNDSAKSDVTLDDVADCEIPWDDIALGDRIGLGSYGEVYRGEWHGTEVAVKKFLDQDITGDSLEEFRSEVRIMKRLRHPNVVLFMGAVTRSPHLSIVTEFLHRGSLYRLIHRPNNQLDERRRLRMALDAARGMNYLHNCTPMIVHRDLKSPNLLVDKNWVVKVCDFGLSRMKHSTFLSSRSTAGTAEWMAPEVLRNEPSNEKCDVYSFGVILWELCTLQQPWGGMNPMQVVGAVGFQHRRLDIPEDMDPAVADIIRKCWQTDPRLRPSFAEIMAALKPLQKPISSQAPRPPAGRGPVKGQPSRIVEDPPADQS; translated from the exons ATGAAAAATTTCCTCAAGAAACTGCATATTGGGTCCAATCAATCAGAGGATTCAGAAGGGTCAACATCATCCTCAAAGAGCAAGAGACTGAGTGATGTTTCATCTCCTGATGGGAATTCAAACTCTAGAAACTCTCAGGGGTCTGATAATAAAACTTTTTCAGCAATTTCAGGATGGTTAAATTCAGTTACAAATCGGAAAAGTCCTAGTCCTCCGTCTTCCTCAAATGTGAGTAGAGGGAACAGAATGGAACATTCTGACTCTGTGACTATTGGTGAATTGGATGCTGCTTTAGATGCTGTACAGCGTGATTCGGAGTCTAGCAACTCGAGGGACCCCGGTGTAGAGGAAGAGTATCAAATTCAGTTGGCTCTGGAGTTGAGTGCGAAGGAAGACCCCGAGGCGGTGCAGATTGAGGCTGTTAAGCAGATCAGTTTGGGCTCTTCTGCCCCAGAGAATGCTCCAGCAGAAGTTGTAGCATATCGGTATTGG AATTACAATGCTCTAAGTTATGATGACAAGATCCTGGATGGATTTTATGATCTGTATGGCGTCCTGATGGAGTCCAATTCTTCAAAAATGCCATCCCTCATTGATCTGCAAAGAACAGAAGTATCAGATCATATCAGTTGGGAAGCCATCCTTGTCAGTAAAGCTGCAGATTCCAAGTTGTTGAAACTTGAACAGAGAGCTCTAGAGATTGCTGTTGGGCTGAGGTCAAAACTTATAGATTTTTCAGACAGCAGTTTGATGCAGAAGCTTGCTGTGCTAGTTTCTGACCACATGGGGGGCCCAGTTGCGGATCCGGACAGCATGTTGCTTGCATGGAGAAGTCTTAGTTTTAATCTAAAGGCAACTCTAGGGAGTATGGTTTTGCCTCTTGGTTCTTTGACCATTGGATTGGCTCGTCATCGTGCACTTTTATTCAAG GTTTTGGCTGATAGTGTGGGGATCCCTTGCCGATTAGTAAAAGGAAAGCAGTATACGGGTTCAGATGATGTTGCAATGAACTATGTGAAGATTGATGGAAG GGAGTATATTGTTGATTTGATGGCTGACCCCGGCACACTTATTCCATCTGATACATGTGGAATTCATGGAGACTATGAAGAATCCATTCTCTCCATTAGTCCGTCCTCTAGAGATGTTGATTCTCATCCGGGTTCCTCTAGTAGTGGTGTTGCTTCATCATTGGAAGATCATTCAGATTATGGAATGGCAGACAAGAGATCCAGGTTTGCAGAATGCACTACTGCAGGAAATGAACCTCCCTCCTCTAGTAATTTGGAACAGCAGATAAAAGCAGAGAAAGGATGTTATAATACTTTCCATGATTTTACGAAGGAGCAGGGGCAAGAAACTTCTTCAAGAGCTGGGCATGCAAGATCTCCTTTTACACATGCAAGATCTCCTTCGTGGACAGAAGGTGTTAGCTCTCCAGCTGTACGCAGAATGAAAGTAAAGGATGCTTCGCAATACATGATTGACGCCGCAAAAGAAAATCCACAGCTAGCTCAAAAACTTCACACTGTTTTACTTGAAAGTGGAGTTATTGCACCACCAAACCTGTTCGCTGAAATGTATCCGGAGCAATTAGATGTATCTCATGTAGAGGGAAAATCCAGACTAGAGGAAATAGAAAGTAAGGAAAGAGGTGAGTTCCAATTCAGGGGTCAATCTGATGCGAATCGTGCCCGCTTCTTACCTCCTCTGCCTTATCACGGTTCATACTCTAAGGGCAATGCACGTGGATCATTCGAACCTCAGCCAGATGTGAGAGAAGTTGGGGAACAGCAAGTCTCCAGACAGAGTGAAGTTGCTCCGTTGAAACCTATGAAACAAATGCCTGTTGCTGCTGCCGCCGCTGCAGCAGCAGCTGTTGTTGCTTCTTCGATGGTAGTAGCTGCAGCCAAGACTAACTCTCATACAGACCTCCCTGTAGCAGCTGCTGCCACTGCCACAGCTGCAGCAGTGGTAGCAACAACTGCAGCTGTCAGTAGGCAATATGAGGCACTAGGAG ACTGTGGAAGAGTTGATGGAGATGCTGATACTGCCATTTATGAGCACCAGCGAAGTGGTGATCAAGAGCATGAGGCGCTAGGAGCAAATTCGGAGGGTGAAAGAATATCAGATAGGTCAAGCGGTAATGATAGTGCTAAATCAGATGTGACACTTGATGATGTGGCAGATTGTGAGATTCCATGGGACGATATCGCCTTGGGCGATCGTATCGGGCTTG GATCCTATGGAGAGGTCTATCGTGGAGAGTGGCATGGAACT GAAGTTGCTGTGAAGAAGTTCCTGGATCAAGATATAACCGGTGACTCCCTCGAAGAATTTAGAAGTGAG GTACGGATCATGAAAAGGCTCAGGCATCCTAACGTTGTTTTATTCATGGGAGCTGTCACTCGTTCTCCACATCTTTCAATTGTTACTGAGTTTCTTCATAG AGGTAGTTTATACAGATTAATCCATCGACCCAACAATCAGTTAGATGAGCGCAGAAGGTTGAGGATGGCTCTTGATGCT GCTCGAGGGATGAACTATCTACACAACTGCACACCCATGATAGTTCATCGAGATTTGAAGTCTCCGAATCTCTTAGTAGATAAGAACTGGGTTGTGAAG GTATGTGATTTTGGACTGTCAAGAATGAAGCACAGCACATTTCTTTCATCCAGGTCGACTGCTGGGACG GCAGAGTGGATGGCCCCAGAAGTGCTGAGAAATGAACCTTCCAATGAAAA ATGTGATGTATATAGCTTTGGCGTCATACTATGGGAGCTATGTACTTTGCAGCAACCATGGGGAGGAATGAACCCGATGCAAGTTGTTGGTGCTGTGGGATTTCAGCACCGACGTCTTGACATACCAGAGGACATGGATCCGGCTGTTGCAGACATTATCAGGAAATGCTGGCAAAC AGATCCGAGGTTACGGCCTTCATTTGCTGAGATTATGGCTGCTTTGAAACCACTACAAAAGCCTATAAGTTCACAGGCACCAAGACCACCGGCTGGCAGAGGTCCGGTAAAGGGTCAGCCATCACGAATCGTAGAAGATCCACCTGCAGATCAGAGTTAG
- the LOC104214499 gene encoding probable serine/threonine-protein kinase SIS8 isoform X2: MEHSDSVTIGELDAALDAVQRDSESSNSRDPGVEEEYQIQLALELSAKEDPEAVQIEAVKQISLGSSAPENAPAEVVAYRYWNYNALSYDDKILDGFYDLYGVLMESNSSKMPSLIDLQRTEVSDHISWEAILVSKAADSKLLKLEQRALEIAVGLRSKLIDFSDSSLMQKLAVLVSDHMGGPVADPDSMLLAWRSLSFNLKATLGSMVLPLGSLTIGLARHRALLFKVLADSVGIPCRLVKGKQYTGSDDVAMNYVKIDGREYIVDLMADPGTLIPSDTCGIHGDYEESILSISPSSRDVDSHPGSSSSGVASSLEDHSDYGMADKRSRFAECTTAGNEPPSSSNLEQQIKAEKGCYNTFHDFTKEQGQETSSRAGHARSPFTHARSPSWTEGVSSPAVRRMKVKDASQYMIDAAKENPQLAQKLHTVLLESGVIAPPNLFAEMYPEQLDVSHVEGKSRLEEIESKERGEFQFRGQSDANRARFLPPLPYHGSYSKGNARGSFEPQPDVREVGEQQVSRQSEVAPLKPMKQMPVAAAAAAAAAVVASSMVVAAAKTNSHTDLPVAAAATATAAAVVATTAAVSRQYEALGDCGRVDGDADTAIYEHQRSGDQEHEALGANSEGERISDRSSGNDSAKSDVTLDDVADCEIPWDDIALGDRIGLGSYGEVYRGEWHGTEVAVKKFLDQDITGDSLEEFRSEVRIMKRLRHPNVVLFMGAVTRSPHLSIVTEFLHRGSLYRLIHRPNNQLDERRRLRMALDAARGMNYLHNCTPMIVHRDLKSPNLLVDKNWVVKVCDFGLSRMKHSTFLSSRSTAGTAEWMAPEVLRNEPSNEKCDVYSFGVILWELCTLQQPWGGMNPMQVVGAVGFQHRRLDIPEDMDPAVADIIRKCWQTDPRLRPSFAEIMAALKPLQKPISSQAPRPPAGRGPVKGQPSRIVEDPPADQS; the protein is encoded by the exons ATGGAACATTCTGACTCTGTGACTATTGGTGAATTGGATGCTGCTTTAGATGCTGTACAGCGTGATTCGGAGTCTAGCAACTCGAGGGACCCCGGTGTAGAGGAAGAGTATCAAATTCAGTTGGCTCTGGAGTTGAGTGCGAAGGAAGACCCCGAGGCGGTGCAGATTGAGGCTGTTAAGCAGATCAGTTTGGGCTCTTCTGCCCCAGAGAATGCTCCAGCAGAAGTTGTAGCATATCGGTATTGG AATTACAATGCTCTAAGTTATGATGACAAGATCCTGGATGGATTTTATGATCTGTATGGCGTCCTGATGGAGTCCAATTCTTCAAAAATGCCATCCCTCATTGATCTGCAAAGAACAGAAGTATCAGATCATATCAGTTGGGAAGCCATCCTTGTCAGTAAAGCTGCAGATTCCAAGTTGTTGAAACTTGAACAGAGAGCTCTAGAGATTGCTGTTGGGCTGAGGTCAAAACTTATAGATTTTTCAGACAGCAGTTTGATGCAGAAGCTTGCTGTGCTAGTTTCTGACCACATGGGGGGCCCAGTTGCGGATCCGGACAGCATGTTGCTTGCATGGAGAAGTCTTAGTTTTAATCTAAAGGCAACTCTAGGGAGTATGGTTTTGCCTCTTGGTTCTTTGACCATTGGATTGGCTCGTCATCGTGCACTTTTATTCAAG GTTTTGGCTGATAGTGTGGGGATCCCTTGCCGATTAGTAAAAGGAAAGCAGTATACGGGTTCAGATGATGTTGCAATGAACTATGTGAAGATTGATGGAAG GGAGTATATTGTTGATTTGATGGCTGACCCCGGCACACTTATTCCATCTGATACATGTGGAATTCATGGAGACTATGAAGAATCCATTCTCTCCATTAGTCCGTCCTCTAGAGATGTTGATTCTCATCCGGGTTCCTCTAGTAGTGGTGTTGCTTCATCATTGGAAGATCATTCAGATTATGGAATGGCAGACAAGAGATCCAGGTTTGCAGAATGCACTACTGCAGGAAATGAACCTCCCTCCTCTAGTAATTTGGAACAGCAGATAAAAGCAGAGAAAGGATGTTATAATACTTTCCATGATTTTACGAAGGAGCAGGGGCAAGAAACTTCTTCAAGAGCTGGGCATGCAAGATCTCCTTTTACACATGCAAGATCTCCTTCGTGGACAGAAGGTGTTAGCTCTCCAGCTGTACGCAGAATGAAAGTAAAGGATGCTTCGCAATACATGATTGACGCCGCAAAAGAAAATCCACAGCTAGCTCAAAAACTTCACACTGTTTTACTTGAAAGTGGAGTTATTGCACCACCAAACCTGTTCGCTGAAATGTATCCGGAGCAATTAGATGTATCTCATGTAGAGGGAAAATCCAGACTAGAGGAAATAGAAAGTAAGGAAAGAGGTGAGTTCCAATTCAGGGGTCAATCTGATGCGAATCGTGCCCGCTTCTTACCTCCTCTGCCTTATCACGGTTCATACTCTAAGGGCAATGCACGTGGATCATTCGAACCTCAGCCAGATGTGAGAGAAGTTGGGGAACAGCAAGTCTCCAGACAGAGTGAAGTTGCTCCGTTGAAACCTATGAAACAAATGCCTGTTGCTGCTGCCGCCGCTGCAGCAGCAGCTGTTGTTGCTTCTTCGATGGTAGTAGCTGCAGCCAAGACTAACTCTCATACAGACCTCCCTGTAGCAGCTGCTGCCACTGCCACAGCTGCAGCAGTGGTAGCAACAACTGCAGCTGTCAGTAGGCAATATGAGGCACTAGGAG ACTGTGGAAGAGTTGATGGAGATGCTGATACTGCCATTTATGAGCACCAGCGAAGTGGTGATCAAGAGCATGAGGCGCTAGGAGCAAATTCGGAGGGTGAAAGAATATCAGATAGGTCAAGCGGTAATGATAGTGCTAAATCAGATGTGACACTTGATGATGTGGCAGATTGTGAGATTCCATGGGACGATATCGCCTTGGGCGATCGTATCGGGCTTG GATCCTATGGAGAGGTCTATCGTGGAGAGTGGCATGGAACT GAAGTTGCTGTGAAGAAGTTCCTGGATCAAGATATAACCGGTGACTCCCTCGAAGAATTTAGAAGTGAG GTACGGATCATGAAAAGGCTCAGGCATCCTAACGTTGTTTTATTCATGGGAGCTGTCACTCGTTCTCCACATCTTTCAATTGTTACTGAGTTTCTTCATAG AGGTAGTTTATACAGATTAATCCATCGACCCAACAATCAGTTAGATGAGCGCAGAAGGTTGAGGATGGCTCTTGATGCT GCTCGAGGGATGAACTATCTACACAACTGCACACCCATGATAGTTCATCGAGATTTGAAGTCTCCGAATCTCTTAGTAGATAAGAACTGGGTTGTGAAG GTATGTGATTTTGGACTGTCAAGAATGAAGCACAGCACATTTCTTTCATCCAGGTCGACTGCTGGGACG GCAGAGTGGATGGCCCCAGAAGTGCTGAGAAATGAACCTTCCAATGAAAA ATGTGATGTATATAGCTTTGGCGTCATACTATGGGAGCTATGTACTTTGCAGCAACCATGGGGAGGAATGAACCCGATGCAAGTTGTTGGTGCTGTGGGATTTCAGCACCGACGTCTTGACATACCAGAGGACATGGATCCGGCTGTTGCAGACATTATCAGGAAATGCTGGCAAAC AGATCCGAGGTTACGGCCTTCATTTGCTGAGATTATGGCTGCTTTGAAACCACTACAAAAGCCTATAAGTTCACAGGCACCAAGACCACCGGCTGGCAGAGGTCCGGTAAAGGGTCAGCCATCACGAATCGTAGAAGATCCACCTGCAGATCAGAGTTAG
- the LOC104214499 gene encoding probable serine/threonine-protein kinase SIS8 isoform X3, which produces MESNSSKMPSLIDLQRTEVSDHISWEAILVSKAADSKLLKLEQRALEIAVGLRSKLIDFSDSSLMQKLAVLVSDHMGGPVADPDSMLLAWRSLSFNLKATLGSMVLPLGSLTIGLARHRALLFKVLADSVGIPCRLVKGKQYTGSDDVAMNYVKIDGREYIVDLMADPGTLIPSDTCGIHGDYEESILSISPSSRDVDSHPGSSSSGVASSLEDHSDYGMADKRSRFAECTTAGNEPPSSSNLEQQIKAEKGCYNTFHDFTKEQGQETSSRAGHARSPFTHARSPSWTEGVSSPAVRRMKVKDASQYMIDAAKENPQLAQKLHTVLLESGVIAPPNLFAEMYPEQLDVSHVEGKSRLEEIESKERGEFQFRGQSDANRARFLPPLPYHGSYSKGNARGSFEPQPDVREVGEQQVSRQSEVAPLKPMKQMPVAAAAAAAAAVVASSMVVAAAKTNSHTDLPVAAAATATAAAVVATTAAVSRQYEALGDCGRVDGDADTAIYEHQRSGDQEHEALGANSEGERISDRSSGNDSAKSDVTLDDVADCEIPWDDIALGDRIGLGSYGEVYRGEWHGTEVAVKKFLDQDITGDSLEEFRSEVRIMKRLRHPNVVLFMGAVTRSPHLSIVTEFLHRGSLYRLIHRPNNQLDERRRLRMALDAARGMNYLHNCTPMIVHRDLKSPNLLVDKNWVVKVCDFGLSRMKHSTFLSSRSTAGTAEWMAPEVLRNEPSNEKCDVYSFGVILWELCTLQQPWGGMNPMQVVGAVGFQHRRLDIPEDMDPAVADIIRKCWQTDPRLRPSFAEIMAALKPLQKPISSQAPRPPAGRGPVKGQPSRIVEDPPADQS; this is translated from the exons ATGGAGTCCAATTCTTCAAAAATGCCATCCCTCATTGATCTGCAAAGAACAGAAGTATCAGATCATATCAGTTGGGAAGCCATCCTTGTCAGTAAAGCTGCAGATTCCAAGTTGTTGAAACTTGAACAGAGAGCTCTAGAGATTGCTGTTGGGCTGAGGTCAAAACTTATAGATTTTTCAGACAGCAGTTTGATGCAGAAGCTTGCTGTGCTAGTTTCTGACCACATGGGGGGCCCAGTTGCGGATCCGGACAGCATGTTGCTTGCATGGAGAAGTCTTAGTTTTAATCTAAAGGCAACTCTAGGGAGTATGGTTTTGCCTCTTGGTTCTTTGACCATTGGATTGGCTCGTCATCGTGCACTTTTATTCAAG GTTTTGGCTGATAGTGTGGGGATCCCTTGCCGATTAGTAAAAGGAAAGCAGTATACGGGTTCAGATGATGTTGCAATGAACTATGTGAAGATTGATGGAAG GGAGTATATTGTTGATTTGATGGCTGACCCCGGCACACTTATTCCATCTGATACATGTGGAATTCATGGAGACTATGAAGAATCCATTCTCTCCATTAGTCCGTCCTCTAGAGATGTTGATTCTCATCCGGGTTCCTCTAGTAGTGGTGTTGCTTCATCATTGGAAGATCATTCAGATTATGGAATGGCAGACAAGAGATCCAGGTTTGCAGAATGCACTACTGCAGGAAATGAACCTCCCTCCTCTAGTAATTTGGAACAGCAGATAAAAGCAGAGAAAGGATGTTATAATACTTTCCATGATTTTACGAAGGAGCAGGGGCAAGAAACTTCTTCAAGAGCTGGGCATGCAAGATCTCCTTTTACACATGCAAGATCTCCTTCGTGGACAGAAGGTGTTAGCTCTCCAGCTGTACGCAGAATGAAAGTAAAGGATGCTTCGCAATACATGATTGACGCCGCAAAAGAAAATCCACAGCTAGCTCAAAAACTTCACACTGTTTTACTTGAAAGTGGAGTTATTGCACCACCAAACCTGTTCGCTGAAATGTATCCGGAGCAATTAGATGTATCTCATGTAGAGGGAAAATCCAGACTAGAGGAAATAGAAAGTAAGGAAAGAGGTGAGTTCCAATTCAGGGGTCAATCTGATGCGAATCGTGCCCGCTTCTTACCTCCTCTGCCTTATCACGGTTCATACTCTAAGGGCAATGCACGTGGATCATTCGAACCTCAGCCAGATGTGAGAGAAGTTGGGGAACAGCAAGTCTCCAGACAGAGTGAAGTTGCTCCGTTGAAACCTATGAAACAAATGCCTGTTGCTGCTGCCGCCGCTGCAGCAGCAGCTGTTGTTGCTTCTTCGATGGTAGTAGCTGCAGCCAAGACTAACTCTCATACAGACCTCCCTGTAGCAGCTGCTGCCACTGCCACAGCTGCAGCAGTGGTAGCAACAACTGCAGCTGTCAGTAGGCAATATGAGGCACTAGGAG ACTGTGGAAGAGTTGATGGAGATGCTGATACTGCCATTTATGAGCACCAGCGAAGTGGTGATCAAGAGCATGAGGCGCTAGGAGCAAATTCGGAGGGTGAAAGAATATCAGATAGGTCAAGCGGTAATGATAGTGCTAAATCAGATGTGACACTTGATGATGTGGCAGATTGTGAGATTCCATGGGACGATATCGCCTTGGGCGATCGTATCGGGCTTG GATCCTATGGAGAGGTCTATCGTGGAGAGTGGCATGGAACT GAAGTTGCTGTGAAGAAGTTCCTGGATCAAGATATAACCGGTGACTCCCTCGAAGAATTTAGAAGTGAG GTACGGATCATGAAAAGGCTCAGGCATCCTAACGTTGTTTTATTCATGGGAGCTGTCACTCGTTCTCCACATCTTTCAATTGTTACTGAGTTTCTTCATAG AGGTAGTTTATACAGATTAATCCATCGACCCAACAATCAGTTAGATGAGCGCAGAAGGTTGAGGATGGCTCTTGATGCT GCTCGAGGGATGAACTATCTACACAACTGCACACCCATGATAGTTCATCGAGATTTGAAGTCTCCGAATCTCTTAGTAGATAAGAACTGGGTTGTGAAG GTATGTGATTTTGGACTGTCAAGAATGAAGCACAGCACATTTCTTTCATCCAGGTCGACTGCTGGGACG GCAGAGTGGATGGCCCCAGAAGTGCTGAGAAATGAACCTTCCAATGAAAA ATGTGATGTATATAGCTTTGGCGTCATACTATGGGAGCTATGTACTTTGCAGCAACCATGGGGAGGAATGAACCCGATGCAAGTTGTTGGTGCTGTGGGATTTCAGCACCGACGTCTTGACATACCAGAGGACATGGATCCGGCTGTTGCAGACATTATCAGGAAATGCTGGCAAAC AGATCCGAGGTTACGGCCTTCATTTGCTGAGATTATGGCTGCTTTGAAACCACTACAAAAGCCTATAAGTTCACAGGCACCAAGACCACCGGCTGGCAGAGGTCCGGTAAAGGGTCAGCCATCACGAATCGTAGAAGATCCACCTGCAGATCAGAGTTAG